A stretch of the Gossypium hirsutum isolate 1008001.06 chromosome D07, Gossypium_hirsutum_v2.1, whole genome shotgun sequence genome encodes the following:
- the LOC107956658 gene encoding josephin-like protein, whose translation MSTKVSQKTGNKATGSTIIHKSNTSAAGNKGVPRSRSYHFMRCKTSKFSPVRFLKHLGGKLARGLHVVSMKIRQSPKVSSSSGRSKPFVTPVDSHRTAAVEDCIEFINSSASLPRSNSVSANPH comes from the coding sequence ATGTCAACTAAAGTGAGTCAGAAAACAGGAAACAAGGCAACTGGTAGTACTATCATACACAAGTCTAATACCAGTGCTGCAGGGAATAAAGGGGTTCCGAGGTCCCGGAGTTACCATTTCATGCGATGTAAAACATCGAAATTTTCACCGGTAAGGTTTCTGAAGCATCTTGGTGGTAAATTAGCCAGAGGTTTACATGTTGTGTCCATGAAAATCAGGCAATCTCCTAAGGTTTCTTCTTCATCTGGAAGATCAAAGCCATTTGTAACACCTGTTGATTCTCATAGAACTGCTGCCGTCGAGGACTGCATCGAGTTTATCAACTCTTCTGCTTCTTTGCCTCGATCAAATTCCGTTTCCGCTAATCCTCATTGA